In a genomic window of Epinephelus lanceolatus isolate andai-2023 chromosome 3, ASM4190304v1, whole genome shotgun sequence:
- the mafgb gene encoding v-maf avian musculoaponeurotic fibrosarcoma oncogene homolog Gb isoform X2, which yields MTTTNKGNKALKVKREPGENGTSLTDEELVTMSVRELNQHLRGLTKDEILQLKQRRRTLKNRGYAASCRVKRVTQKEELEKQKAQLQQEVDKLANENASMRVELDALRSKYEALQTFARTVARSPTVGVGVRAGGGGGGGGVASSVIGPLIPGKMATATSVITIVKSKTDARS from the exons ATGACGACGACTAACAAAGGAAATAAAGCCTTGAAG GTGAAGCGTGAGCCGGGGGAGAATGGCACCAGCCTCACAGACGAGGAGCTGGTGACCATGTCAGTGCGGGAGCTGAACCAGCACCTCAGAGGGCTCACCAAAGATGAGATCCTGCAATTGAAACAACGGCGGCGCACCCTGAAGAACCGGGGCTACGCCGCCAGCTGCCGGGTGAAGCGAGTCACCcagaaggaggagctggagaagcAGAAGgcccagctgcagcaggaggtggACAAACTGGCCAATGAGAATGCTTCGATGCGGGTTGAGCTGGACGCTCTGAGGTCTAAGTACGAGGCGTTACAGACCTTCGCCAGGACTGTGGCACGGAGCCCCACTGTCGGGGTCGGGGTGAGGgctggagggggaggaggagggggaggggtggCGTCATCAGTCATTGGCCCGCTCATACCAGGGAAGATGGCAACAGCGACCAGCGTGATTACAATAGTGAAGTCAAAAACAGATGCACGGTCTTGA
- the mafgb gene encoding v-maf avian musculoaponeurotic fibrosarcoma oncogene homolog Gb isoform X1: MLTPQCSNSSFKRGASPLSLVRSEEQGSCGMTTTNKGNKALKVKREPGENGTSLTDEELVTMSVRELNQHLRGLTKDEILQLKQRRRTLKNRGYAASCRVKRVTQKEELEKQKAQLQQEVDKLANENASMRVELDALRSKYEALQTFARTVARSPTVGVGVRAGGGGGGGGVASSVIGPLIPGKMATATSVITIVKSKTDARS, encoded by the exons ATGCTCACACCACAGTGCTCCAACAGTAGCTTTAAACGTGGTGCATCTCCCCTGAGCCTG GTCCGTTCAGAAGAGCAAGGCTCTTGTGGCATGACGACGACTAACAAAGGAAATAAAGCCTTGAAG GTGAAGCGTGAGCCGGGGGAGAATGGCACCAGCCTCACAGACGAGGAGCTGGTGACCATGTCAGTGCGGGAGCTGAACCAGCACCTCAGAGGGCTCACCAAAGATGAGATCCTGCAATTGAAACAACGGCGGCGCACCCTGAAGAACCGGGGCTACGCCGCCAGCTGCCGGGTGAAGCGAGTCACCcagaaggaggagctggagaagcAGAAGgcccagctgcagcaggaggtggACAAACTGGCCAATGAGAATGCTTCGATGCGGGTTGAGCTGGACGCTCTGAGGTCTAAGTACGAGGCGTTACAGACCTTCGCCAGGACTGTGGCACGGAGCCCCACTGTCGGGGTCGGGGTGAGGgctggagggggaggaggagggggaggggtggCGTCATCAGTCATTGGCCCGCTCATACCAGGGAAGATGGCAACAGCGACCAGCGTGATTACAATAGTGAAGTCAAAAACAGATGCACGGTCTTGA